A region of Colletotrichum higginsianum IMI 349063 chromosome 10, whole genome shotgun sequence DNA encodes the following proteins:
- a CDS encoding AMP-binding enzyme, with product MDFLAPDPVLLHARLRPTGLACIDLSTNRRWTYAELNADVQRATAVLRGLGGNGGGGIQTGDRVATVSANSVHQIILHHALARLGAVHVPLNWRLARPELAKLLLDCTPVLLLTDLLEPDPPGLLPLGCRHISFSSFAAAVDAAEPGPRLDARPSTETRVILYTSGTSGAPKGVRLTAGSMLATTFNFGVLTEADAGSVFLCDGPMFHLMGLIAQTGPAVMHGGTCIVSPKFNPEVTNARLSDAGLRVTHYFCVPQMAEALVRAPNFDPSEWATLKALFTGGAPNPPARVRWWLGRGVRMVDGYGSTEIGTASGMPLSRDLIGVKAGSVGLPGPLTAVRVVDDRDRDVPVGAPGEILVSGPSVTPGYWNRRDEDAAAFTDDGWFRTGDVGRVDEDGYIFLIDRRKNMFISGGENVYPAEVEAALAEHPGVVDVAVVGVPDQLWGEAGRAFVIAAPGSQLAHADLVSHCQALLARFKVPRETVFVGEFPRTGSGKVQKHLLAEDSVARL from the coding sequence ATGGATTTCCTCGCCCCGGATCCAGTCCTGCTTCATGCACGTTTACGGCCGACCGGCCTGGCCTGCATCGACCTCTCGACCAACCGCCGATGGACGTATGCGGAACTCAACGCCGACGTCCAACGCGCGACGGCCGTCCTGCGCGGACTGGGGGGtaatggtggtggtggtatcCAGACCGGTGACAGAGTGGCCACCGTCTCCGCCAACAGCGTCCATCAGATCATCCTGCACCACGCCCTCGCGAGGCTGGGCGCCGTCCACGTCCCGCTCAACTGGCGACTCGCCCGGCCCGAGCTCGccaagctgctgctcgactGCACGcccgtccttctcctcaCTGATCTGCTCGAGCCCGACCCACCGGGCCTGCTGCCCCTTGGCTGCCGCCACATCAGCTTCTCCAGTTTCGctgcggccgtcgacgccgcagAGCCCGGCCCTCGCCTGGACGCGCGACCCTCGACCGAGACGAGGGTCATCCTCTACACGTCGGGGACGTCCGGGGCGCCCAAGGGCGTCCGGTTGACGGCCGGGTCCATGCTGGCGACGACGTTCAACTTTGGCGTCCTGACCGAGGCGGATGCCGGGAGCGTCTTCCTCTGCGACGGGCCCATGTTCCACCTGATGGGCCTCATCGCCCAGACGGGGCCGGCCGTGATGCACGGCGGCACATGCATCGTGTCGCCCAAGTTCAACCCCGAGGTCACCAACGCCCGCCTCAGCGACGCGGGGCTGCGCGTCACGCATTACTTCTGCGTGCCCCAGATGGCTGAAGCCCTCGTCCGCGCACCCAACTTTGACCCGTCGGAATGGGCCACCCTGAAGGCGCTGTTCACCGGCGGGGCCCCGAACCCGCCAGCCCGCGTCAGGTGGTGGCTGGGCCGCGGTGTCCGGATGGTCGACGGCTACGGTTCGACCGAGATCGGGACGGCTTCCGGCATGCCGTTGTCCCGAGACCTCATcggcgtcaaggccggcTCTGTGGGTCTCCCAGGCCCGTTGACGGCGGTCCGAGTGGTCGACGATCGGGACCGGGATGTTCCCGTCGGTGCGCCGGGCGAGATCCTAGTGTCGGGTCCGAGCGTCACCCCCGGCTACTGGAACCGgcgggacgaggacgccgccgcttTCACGGACGACGGATGGTTCCGGACCGGCGACGTCGGAcgggtcgacgaggacgggtACATCTTTCTGATCGACCGGCGCAAGAACATGTTCATCTCGGGGGGGGAGAACGTGTAtcccgccgaggtcgaggccgcgctGGCCGAGCACCCCggtgtcgtcgacgtcgcagTGGTCGGCGTGCCGGACCAGCTCTGGGGCGAGGCGGGGCGCGCCTTCGTGATCGCGGCACCCGGCTCCCAGCTCGCACACGCAGACTTGGTCAGCCATTGCCAGGCGCTGCTTGCTCGGTTCAAGGTACCGCGAGAGACTGTGTTTGTCGGGGAGTTCCCGCGGACAGGGTCGGGCAAGGTGCAAAAGCATCTCTTGGCAGAAGACTCGGTAGCAAGACTGTAG